Within Vicia villosa cultivar HV-30 ecotype Madison, WI linkage group LG1, Vvil1.0, whole genome shotgun sequence, the genomic segment agacttagcaaactcctttccaagtgtagcattagaggttctaaagataatatcatcaacataaatttggcaaattaaaatatcctttttaaaggttttacaaaagagagtagtgtccacttttcctctagtgaaaccattatccagaaggaaagaacttaatctttcataccaagctctaggagcttgcttcaatccgtacattgacttctttagtttaaaaacatgttctggagacttagagtcttcaaaaccaggaggttggtggacataaacttcctcatctatataaccatttaaaaaggcactcttaacatccatctgatagagagtgatgttatgttgagtggcaaaagaaattaataagcgaatagattctaacttggccactggtgcaaaggtttctgtatagtcaataccttattGCTggctatagccctgagcaaccagtcggGCTTTGTTTATTACaaattctcctttttcgcttagcttgtttctgaagacccacttcgtaccaatgatgttaaatccttttggtctaggaaccagatcccaaacatcattccttgtaaactgatttagttcttcttgcattgcaattatccagtcagcatcctccagagcttgatcaatagaagttggctcaaaaagagatacaacaccaaattgacattttgcattgttcttaaggaatgctcttgttctgataggatcttctttctttccaagaataacatcttctgagtgagcagagttgagtctagaagatcttctgatagttggctcttcaaaaattttgagattctctagtgaagcagcaacttgatcttctgatactttgcttctgggttcttcagcttctgaaatagagatttctatatctgcaaaattctcaaactgctttggcttttcaagaccaagcttatcatcaaatctgatagtgattgattcttcaacaatcaatgtttcagtattgtatactctatagccttttaagcgttcagaatatccaagaaggaaacacttatgtgccttagaatcaaacttatgcagatgatctttagtattcagaatataacaaacacatccaaatggatggaaatatgaaatgttgggttttctgttcttccacaattcataaggagtcttattgagaataggtctgatagagattctattctgaatataacatgcaatgtttattgcttctgtcgagaaatgcttagccatattggtttcattgatcatggttctggccatttcttgtagagtcctattctttcgctctacaactctatTTTTctatggagttctagggcaagagaaatcatggtcaataccattttctttgaaataaatctcaaagaatctgttctcaaattcgccaccatgatcacttctgacctttatgattttacactctttctcatattggatctgagtgcagaaatcaaagaacaatgtatgagactcatccttgtgtttcaagaaacttacccatgtccatcgactataatcatctacgatgactaatctatatttcttccctctgactgatgttgttttgactaggccaaatagatcaatgtgcaaaagttctagcggcctagaggaagagacaacattcttagacttgaatgtaggtttggaaaacttcccctTGTGACATGCTTcgtaaagagcatctgatttatatttcagattagggagtcctctgaccagatttagtttgttaatctgagaaatccttctcaaactagcatggtctaatcttctgtgccagacccattgctctccactaacagacataagacaagttaccttctgattcttaagatcttgaagatcaatcttgtaaatgttgttctttctcttgcttgtaaataggattgagccatccttctgactaatagccttacaagacttttgattaaagattatgtcataaccattgtcacttaattgacttatggacaataagttataagctaatccatctactagcagaacattagttatggaaggagagttaccaatacttatggttccagagctaattatcttgcccttctgattccctccaaacttaacttttcCAGCAGATTTAAGCGTCAGGTCTTGGAACaaagacctttttcccgtcatatgccgcgagcacccagagtccaggtaccatgacatgttttcctttttcttctttgcagcgaaggatatctgcaacagggataatcttttccttaggtacccacaatttcttgggtcctttcttgttagttctcctcaagttctgattgaacttgggtttagcattataaataacaggaggtacaacatgatattccttagcttgagcaacatgatattttctaggttgtgtcacatgcttcttagtgtgtgctaTGTGAAAACTCtttgcatgtgatgtgagcctaatatcatgagagtggccatacttgaattgatcatacaatggcttgtatgagattttcatatcatccacagattcaagtttgtatggggtttcacctcatagcctatgccaactcgtttgtttccactaacagtatatatcatagaggcaagttgacttcttccaatacctctagataagaactttctaaagctcaagtcatactCTTTAAGAATATTGTCAAGCTAAAAGTGGACTTTTCTGAACTAggagatgattcaacatctttggataattttaaaactttttcctttagttcagaattttctacttcaagcttctttgtttcagattcaaatagctttttcagctttttgtatttgatactaagctgaGCCTTGAGTTcgagaagttctgttaaactggaaactaactcttctctagattgttcagaaaatacctctttagaatctgagtctgatgtagattctgatccatcatcaacagtggccatcagcgcaatgtttgcctactcgtcttcagagtctgattctgattctgatgaatctgaatcatcccaagttgccataaggcctttcttcttatgaaacttcttcttgggcttttccctctgaagctttggacactcactcttgtaatgtcctggctccttgcattcaaagcacATAACCTTCTTTTTATCAGATCTTCtaattccagaagattctcctctttcaggctttttgaagcttttgaagttcttgaacttcctttgtttgctcttccagagttggtttacccttctggagatcatggacagttcatcttcttcttcttctgattctgactcttcagaatcttcttcttcagcctgaaatgtgttagtacattttttattgttagattttaacgcaatagacttacctttcttctgaggttcattagcatccagctctatttcatgactcctcagagcaatgatcaactcttcaagagagatttcattcagattcttggcaattttgaatgcagtcaccattagaccctcttctgggcaaacttctgatgatcttcttgacgtgatcagcctttgtgtatcccttgtcaagtactcttaatccagcagttagagtaaatcttgaaaacattgtttcaatgttttcatcatcctccatcttgaaggcttcatacttctggataaatgcaagagctttagtctccttgacttgggcgttTCCTTAATGAGTCATCTTCAATGATTCATagatatcataggcagtttctctatttgatatcttctcatattcagcatgagagatagcattcagcagggttgtccttgacttgtgatgatttttgacttgcttcttttgatcatcactcatttctttccTAGATatctttgctccactagcatttagaggatgtttgtaaccatccacaagtagatcccataagtcaccatctaaaccaagaaagtaactttcaattttatctttccagtattcaaaattttcaccatcaaacactggtggtctagtgtagccattgttgttaccatttccattgttttGTTCAGTAGAACCAGATGTAGATGTTGGTGgatcaaccatcttgacttagtgtttttctccctgaatcttttactaacacgattaagtgcttgcacctagaacagtcgctctgatgccaattgaaagatagaaaaacacttagaaagggggggggggggttgaataagtgtgactttaaaaactcttaagacaaaaacaattaacacaactattttatcctggttcgttgttaacgaaactactctagtccacccccttagagtgatttacctcaactgaggatttaatccactaatcaatcttgattacaatggttttccacttagataccctctatgTCTTCTAGaatatactgatcacaacttgatcactctaggatatcaacacttagataacctcttagtcttctagagtattctgatctcactgatcactacaggaaccttttacaatcactgtaaaataaatgtttacaagagtattcaaatgcttcttagaaagctataatctcaactatgatatttctcttaagttctaagcttatctctcactaagatattacaagtgtagtgaggttgaagatgaagttcgtgagtattGATTTCAGCAGCGCTTCAgtattttgcaagagttgttgTTATGCTTCTGATGAGAACTTCACTATATATaggagtttgagaagatgaccgttgggttgcatttaatgcgttgcatgttcggtacagctctgcatttaatgtttcacacttttgtcaactacctcgagccttgcttttcttacttttactgactttgccttttgtagcttctaacattagttttgtcagtcagcgtagcctgtcatattgtacttgcttctgatatgatatttgtagatacaacgtttgaattatcagagtcaaacagcttggtgcagagcatcttcttgtcttctgactttgaagtgcttgagcgtgataccataagaacttcagtgcttctgcttctgatctcatgttcttctgatgcttcatagaccatgttctgattctgcttgaccatcttctgatgtcttgcgagagcatgttctgatgttgcaatcttgaaccttctgagtcagtgcttctagcgctgaattgtgcatactctttatatatttcctgaaatggaaaatgcaaaggattagagtaccacattgtcttatacaaaattcatatatattgttatcatcaaaacaagaatattaatcagaacaaatcttgttctaacaagtgtGTTATAACTAACATATATGAAATTGAAAAGTTGATtctcaaattcaaaaaattatCAATCAAACACATTTAAGACCTTGAGTTTATAAATTTTTGGATACACTAAAATGTTGTTGGTAAAAAAAGATAGTTCAAGGCACACACCCTTATATATGTTCTAATGTGTTTTCAAACCAATTTGTGATGTATAAAGGGAAGAACCTTTTCATAAATATGAATGAAACTTCCTTACAAATTTTGAAGTAAGTTTACATAAAATGAATGAAAAGCATTGCTTACTAGTTTCCTTGACTTTAGAATTTCATTGGAAACTCAAATTTTGTTGCTAAAATAATATAGCTCAGTGCACAGACACACACACTTACCAATGTTCTTATGCATTTTCAAACCACAATATGTGAAGTATAAAGGGAAGAAAATAATAGACTGCTATAGTAGAAAATAAGAAACAATGATTTATTACCCGGATGACATATCGATAATCTCAGTTTGTATGTGCTTCATGCGAGACTTAGAGTATCCATCCCTAATTTGTTTGGAGTGAGATGAAATGTTTGAAGTCTTTTTGTTCACCTTATATGTTGAACTCTCTTTAGTGTTGTTGCATTTTGTACGCCTGTTTCCCATTGCTGGAGAAGTTTGCTTTATTTTGATTGTTTATGAAGTTGTGATGTGTTTCAAATGTAAATGGAGTTGTGAAGTTGGGAGGTTTTGGAAGAGAAAGTGCTTAGTTAAAATGTTTAGGCAGTTGGCTTGTTTAGAATGCCAATAGTCATTTCAGATTTTGTGTATTCAATGCACTTGAAAAATGCAAATGTTGGTGCACAATAAATAGAAAAGTGAGTAGTCACTTGTGTTAAAAGCCACTATTGGTCtaaattaaaagtaaaagaaaatggaagtattaaaagtaaaagaaaatgaaaaaaattaaaatcagaaTTAATAGGTGTAATGATTATACGTATTCTGAGGTTAATGGGTAACAGTTCTCGGTATGGTGAAAGGTTTTGGTAAGATATAATTACTCTTTGGAAGCACTTTCACTTGCAACAAGCAACAAGTAACAACTACTCATTTGCAGCCCATTTTTCTACCATGGAATCAATGAAATCAATCGGCATGGCAAGGTAAAATTTTGTCAATATTCATTTTGCATGTCGATTATTCTTTGTTGGTATGTAGTTTTAATATCCGTTTTTCCAGATCCCTTGAGGAGGTGGTAGAATTAATAGATGTGAGAATAATGTACATGGATGATAACTTTGAGGAGTTTGAATGGTTAGAGTCAAGGTAAAATTTCAAAGGCTGATATTTTAAAGCAGTAGATCTAAAAATCTGTAATGGTTAGAGTTAAATAAGAAATATTTGAACTCCATATTTGGTTTGCATGTTATTTCTGGTCAGCAATGTGGAAGAAGTAATTGGTGATGTTGCCGCAAGGAAAACATGGTGCCTTTGGAAGATAGAAGTAAATGATCCCAAGATTATGGAGAAAATTGTTCTGGTAAGATAGTTATTGTTTCAGTGATCCAACCTGCCACATTGATAGTTATATGTTATTGTAGTAAGGATgttcatttaatttaattgacgGTTGCTTTTGAAATGTGCAGCAATTACCTCAGTCAGTGATAAAGACCTGTGATTTAATAGGAAACAGTTGTATAGAGCTTGTTGATTCTGCGATCGGTGATAGTTGTCTTTGTGATCTTCACACAAGTATGAAGTAGGATTGTATGGAGAAGTTCATGCGGCTAAAAAAAGGAGATGTGTTGGGATTTAGCATCAAATATCCCCCGGCTAGACGCATGACCGTGACTTGTTTGTACCGTTGAATCCAAATATTATCGTTTTTAGATGTATTGCTTTATTTTTTTAACAAGgatgtatttatttttttgaacaaTGATGTaatttagtttttggaagtgtTATGTGATTGTATATCTTGTTGAACCAGTGTTATGTGATGTACTAATTGTTACGTTTTTATGAAT encodes:
- the LOC131644459 gene encoding uncharacterized protein LOC131644459 yields the protein MESMKSIGMARSLEEVVELIDVRIMYMDDNFEEFEWLESSNVEEVIGDVAARKTWCLWKIEVNDPKIMEKIVLQLPQSVIKTCDLIGNSCIELVDSAIGDSCLCDLHTSMK